AGCTCGACCCCGACCGGCGAGGGCTGGAGCTGCGCGCGCACCTGTACGGCGGCGACGGCATCGGGCTGCGCTGGGCGGAGGAGGCGGCGCCGGGGGACGCGGTGACGTTCTGGTGGCCGCAGGGCGACTTCTTCACCTCCGACGACGCCCCGTTCCACCTGTTCGCGGGGGACGAGACGGCGAGCGCGGCGTTCGGCCCGATGCTGCGCGGGCTCGGGGCGGACGCGCGGGTGCACGGCGTGCTGGAGAGCGAGTCCGCCGAGCACGACCCGCCCATGCCGGGCCCGCACGAGCTGCGCCGCGTGCACCGCATGGGCGCGCCGGCCGCGTCCTCGAAGACCCTGCTCGCCGCGGTGGCGGGCCTGGAGCTGCCCGGCAACACCGGTGCCGCCTACCTCGCGGGCGAGGCGCGCACGTGCCAGATGATCCGCGACTATCTCGTACGCGAGCGCAACTGGCCCCGCAGGGCCATCAAGGTCAAGCCGTTCTGGACGCCCGGCAAGCGGGGCCTGCATTGAGACCTCGAATTATTCCTTGACACGAATATTCTTCATGGCGAATACTTCTACCCATGGAGGCACTCCTCACCGCACTGGCCGACCCGGCCCGATGGCGGCTCGTGAGCCTGCTGGCCGAGCGGCCCCGCCCGGTCGGCGTCCTCGCCGAGCTCGCCGGGGCGCGTCAGCCGCAGACGACCAAGCACTTGCAGGCCCTGGAGCGCGCCGGGCTCGTCACGGCTCAGCGCACCGGCCAGCGCCGCATCTACGCGCTCAGGCCAGGCCCGCTGCGCGACCT
The nucleotide sequence above comes from Nonomuraea gerenzanensis. Encoded proteins:
- a CDS encoding siderophore-interacting protein; translated protein: MARNPLANAFAKYVMEARVTDTGLVTPTMRRIRLATEVPIAFPYRPGQHIRVQINDPLSVYGILRPAETLRTYTVWELDPDRRGLELRAHLYGGDGIGLRWAEEAAPGDAVTFWWPQGDFFTSDDAPFHLFAGDETASAAFGPMLRGLGADARVHGVLESESAEHDPPMPGPHELRRVHRMGAPAASSKTLLAAVAGLELPGNTGAAYLAGEARTCQMIRDYLVRERNWPRRAIKVKPFWTPGKRGLH